The genomic stretch ttgcAAATGCTGTGGAAACAGAGTATGGATAATCTTCCAGAGATTTGATTAAATGTTAGCTCATTTGAAGTTTAACATAATGTTTTAATgatatgcaaatgaaaaagcgAGTGTAGCATTTAGTGctagttaatggttggacttgatgatcttaaaggtcttttccaacctaaatgattctatgattctaatataCTGAACTGTGACCTTTAGTGCTTTCTCAGCGGCTTATAGTTCTGTCAAGTGTAAGAATAATTAGTCACAAACTGTGTCAAGCTTCTGCTGCATTATCCAAAGCTGAATGAGCTGACAATTGAGTCAATTCCTCACTCTCTTCTGTGAGAAAAAGTTACTGTCACTGAATGATGAAATCAGCAAATGCACTTTGCATGAGCTACTGATTGGGGAAGATGTGGAGTAGTTGACTGATACTCTGTTCATTTTATTCATTGTATTCCTTAATCTACCAGTTGAGTGCTACACACAATGATTAATGTTCCTTATCAATGTATAATCAAGTCTTAATTACCCATGATGGGTTTATCACAGTTGCAGATTGCTCTCTAGCTACATAGATAGCTcagatgctgcagctgcctttgccttgtGTAGACCCAGCTATTAAACTCTTGCTCTTGACCTGACTGTGTGACATGAAGTCCGCTCATATACGCACTGTATCCCTTTGCTTCAATGGCAGAAGTGGGAATGCAGAAGTGCATGAAGCTGGTTTGAGAGGCTTAGGGCAGACTTCCCACAGTCTCTAGCATTCTAGACTCTAGGATTTGTGAGAGCTGGGGACTGTACTGTAGGCATTTTGTTTCAACCAGTCTCATAAAAAGTCACTGGAGACATTTCAGTAGCTCTGCAGGAACTAATGTAATCCAGAATAGCTTGCACTGAATTGAAACTGAAGCACTCAACAGGTCCTGACCTGCCTTCCACAGCGCACTTGGGTTGCCTATGCTATATCCCTTGCCTAACCCTGTTTCCTGCCTCagccctccctctgcctttcccttctttcacgttctccctccttctccttccctccagtACTCCAGTAGTACAATTAACTGAGGTGATGCAGTGCACCAACCTGGGCTCACTCTGCATTTGTGTTGTGCTGTGATGGAGCTGATAAGCTTTCCTGAAACCTGGGAAACCAGGAAGCGTGTGTAGAGATATTTTACTGTCTCTAAAGTAGGAGCCAGGTTGGAGACAGCAGTTTTCTGAATAAGCTTAAGCTGTTAGTAGCTCCGACCCTTACCTTTCCCTCCTAAAACAGTAAAGTCAGTTATACAGGTATTTGGTATTGTATCACGTACCTGTGGATTTCTAATACAAAGTGTTACATGTGTCAGCTCTTCAGGTTAAAACTTTACCCTGACACTTCTCAAACCTAACAGCTTAACTCCTAGCAAGAGTGGGGCTGTGACCTGCTTCTGTTAGCACGGCTCACACCAAGAATCAGTTATTTGATAGgtaattgcatttttcaggTGATGCAAATAGAACTGGGCAAAGATGGTCATTGTTGTTTAGGTTTTGCAAGGAACAATTTGTGCCTGTGTTATTTCTAAAACCTTGAAGTGTCTTTGGGCTGTTCCTGTGTAAACATACAAGAGTAGATGTCTTTGGGTCTGAGGAGGACCAAAACTAAGGAATTGGGGCAGGCCCGCAACATAGCTGAATTGCAAGCAGTGAGAGAAGCAGCTTAGAATCCAGTATCCAGGTGCTTAGGATCCAAAATCTCTGCTAACTGGGTATGGTTGGTTTCAGGAtggaagtttatttttgttgcatATGCTTTCCTACTTCACCCCAGCCTGTGTTTGTGCTTCTAGCTGTTCATACCCTACATCATCTCAGTCTGCCACTCTGTGCCACCCTAGCAGTTATAACACTTTGCTGTACTCCTCCTACATCCTGGATGCGTGCATCAGAACAGCAACagtgctgaagaaaacaaagcaagtgcaGATCATAACCCAACTTCTATTACCAGCGGAATTCTGTATAATAAGGTGAAGGACCCTACATAATAGGGAGGGCAGCACTATTTCAGCTTTCAGGTTTCTCTGAGAATACTTTATCACTCCATTAGTTGAAAGCTGTAAATTGCCCTTTAGAAATTCTGTGGTTTCTGCTCTTGACttcttttacaattttattttatatctatGTATTTaactaatttatttcttttcagtcacTCTTGCAACTGCAGGATCAGACAGCATCTGTTTTGTGTTCTCCTTCTGATGTACCTGATGGGGGATTTAATAATCAAATCCCCATGGTGATGCGAGGGAATTGCACCTTTTATGAGAAAGTGAGGCTTGCTCAGATAAATGGAGCTCGTGGGCTGCTCATTGTTAGTAGGGAAAGACTGGTAagtctctttctgtctttctgtattGCTGTTACTCCTCTGATTATAAATATTGTCTTGTTTTCAGTGCTTATTGCTGGTATTTGATGCTCCTCTTCAAAATAAAtgatatgtgtgtgtgtgtgtttatgcaTGTATATACATTGCATAGCTATGTGTGGAAATAatacagctgaagaaaggaTTAATGAAACAAGAGGAGGTACTCATTTAAGTAAGAAGAGTGCTGCATAGATCCTATGTAACATTCAACTCAAGGGCTCAGAATTATCCTTATGAAATACTGGAATCAAAGAAGGAGGTTGGTTTCTTGACTCATACTACTACCTTCAATGAGATCTAGAGCACAGTAAATCTAGTGCTTTAGATTCAGCTGGAGCATCACCAATGTATGTTTTGTAAAATTAGTAGTTTTGAATACTGTAGTTAATCCTAGAGGCACACATCAGTCATAAAACCATGACCCTGATGTGCAAAAGGTACTGCTTGAAGTTTAGTTGCTGCATTTTGCTGGAAACAGGCATACATTTTGACTTTGAGTTTTTGCTGTCATTATGTTCCTTTCTagaatattttccaaattaacAGAAATGGAACTTGCAACTTTAACCCTTTTGAAATAGTGGAAGTATTTGCAGAAATTAATAACTGTCTTTCAGGTTCCTCCTGGGGGTAATAGGAGTCAATATGAAGAAATCGATATTCCTGTGGCACTGCTCAGCTATACTGATATGTTGGATATTGGCAAGGTAAACTAAATACTAAATGTTCTGATTCATATTATCGCATTTAAATGAGTCATTGCTCAACAGTATTCGAAGTCCGTCTTAGGCACTTTGAATCTGTAGAGAGTTGTAGTCATGAAGATTGCATTattatgttttgaaaacaaaaatacaaatttcgTGGCGGGGGGgcggtgtcgtggtttagccccagccagcaactaagcaccacacagccgcttgctcactccccctaccccgatgggatgggggagagaatcggaggcgtatgagtgagaaacactcctgggttgagataagaacagtttaataattgaaataaagtaaaatagtaatgctaatagtaacagtataataatgataataataataatgatacacgaagcaagtgatgcacaatgcaattgctcaccacccaacgaccgatacccagacagttcccgagcagcgatcgcagctccctggccacccccccccagtttatatactgagcatgacgtcatatggtatggaatagccctttggtcagtttggatcaactattctggctgtgccccctcccagtttcttgtgcgcctggcagagcatgggaagctgaaaaagtccttgactagcataagcagtactcagcaacagctaaaaacatcagcatgttatcaacattcttctactaaatccaaaacacagcactatgcctgctgctaggaagaaaattaactctatcccagccgaaaacAGGACAGGcggttttcattttcagaataaaatcaaaatggaTCCTGGTGCTGGAAATAAATATCACTAATAGTAGAGCCAATAGATTGCTCCTAAGTATTTATAATAAAGCTTGATTCTGAGGTTGCTTAGTGAAAACTAAACCGAACCTTTGCTAAGGTAGCTTTTTGGAAGTTCTTCATAACTTGTACTTGTACTCCACAGAGTTTTGGCAGCTCAGTGAAAGGGGCAATGTATGCACCAAATGAGCCTGTACTAGACTATAACATGGTGATTATATTTGTCATGGCTGTGGGGACTGTTGCAATTGGAGGCTACTGGGCAGGAAGCAGAGATGTGAAAAAGTGAGTAACTGGAATGTAGTATGTcagttttcttgtatttttcacagaaaaaaaaatacatggtgTTTATTTAAAGATCACCTGGTAGATCTGCTAATGAGGTTTGGAGGCTGTCTATATAACCAGAATGGGAAAATGCTAATGTTTGAAAGGCCCTGAGCCTTGTATCAGCCTTGTCACTGTATGAAATTATTAGAGTATAATTTGCATGTAGAGTATTCTGGTATTTTGCCTTGTCAAAAAGCCAAACACTTGAAAAGCTCAGAAGGAACATTGGCTAGTAATAGGCTTCCTATTTGGGCTTTTGCAAAAGTTCACCATAAAAAtcttttgtaagaaaaaaaaaaaaaattgtttttactaGTATAGTGCAAACCAAACTGATTAGATGGCTAACATATATTATGTTTATTAATAATCTTTTATTGAAATTTTGTGGTTACTTTTTGCCAGTAAGTGGAGTTGGGGGGAGGAGGCCATCTGTGCCACACTTATTTCTAACATTTACTTTATATACACAGCCTGACTTTAGGATTTCTTCTGAAGTCAGCAAATCATTCTGTGGTAATTTTGAGGCTTCTGTTGAGTTGttagtaaatgaaaaatagtacTCTTCATAAGCAAACGCAGCGATTACTGTTTTATGCATTGTATTATATCTGATGTTCGTACATCCATGTAAAATGTGGAGTTCTACTGACCTGAGTGGAAATCAATGCAAGCATTGGTGTCATGTCATGTTTTCCAACCCCATGTTGTTCTTGCTGAAGATTCAGTGCCCTTTTATATTTTGTTGCAGAAGGAATGGACTGATTATAGCCATGTTACTCTTTCAGGCGGTACATGAAGCACAAACGtgatgatggggcagagaaaCACGATGATGAAACAGTTGATGTGACTCCAATAATGATCTGTGTATTTGTAGTGATGTGCTGCTCAATGCTGGtcctcctttatttcttctatGACCACTTAGGTACTGTTAAAGTTGTATTTGTATTGATACATCTTCAGTATCACAAGGCTGCCATcgtttaaagaacatttttactgtgaaaataattatgaaacGGCTGTCTTCTGCCATGTTTCTTCATCCTGGTATGATTTAAAACCCTGTAAGAAAACCCACTGAGTAGATTTCTATACCTACTTTTAGTGAGGTTGCATTAGATGATCACAGAGCTTCTTTCAAATGTTAAAGCCTACTAAGTAGACACAGACTTAATGCCTtctaccttttatttttgtcaaaggTGTTCTCAAACCTATACTTGTCTTTCTATTATTGTTCAATTTGAAGTTAAGTTATGGCATCCAGGAtcaatttttttatctttataaaGATGATAAGTTTCTACTGATCACTTATCGAATTGATTGGCAAAAGAACATGAGAGCCTAATGCACTGGAACTCCCATCCTCATATTTCTGAGGAAGTTATGAAAGATGCATCCCATCTGCATTAATTCATTTTGCTACTGAGTGATTTTAAGAGTTCCCTTATAACGCTCACATATACTCATAATGAGAAGATAAACACTTCACCATAAATTGCCTTTTAGGTTTATGACTTAATGACTTACATTAAGAATATTAGCACAAAGGTTTTGATTTGTTGAAGTAGCTATTGCATAAAGTACACCTGAGTAAAATGAGCTAGAATTAGACACTTAAAGAGCATAAATCTAGGCAACAATCATTTGAATTCTCTGACTTTAACTTTCACTGGTGAAATGTAAGCCTTACTTCTCATTCAGGCTTTCTGATTGTCTGTTCTGCATTCAGCCAggatatggagaaaaaaaaaaaaagcatctcttGCCTTATCCTACTTGgacttactgctttttctttcttagtgtATGTTATCATAGGAATATTCTGCCTGGCTGCCTCAATTGGTCTTTACAGTTGTCTGTCTCCCTTTGTAAGAAGATTCCCCTTGGGAAAGTGTAGGTATGTGGCAACTTCTAAATTTTTAATAGGCAAAATTAGTTTTTTATAACATTGGGTAGATGTGGGATTTACAGGGTGGTTTCGTACTTCAAAACGTTTATAAAGGAGGAGGGTAACTACATAGGCAACTGTAGCTTtggtgtgtttcattttcagaatcCCAGACAACAACTTGCCTTATTTTCACAAGCGTCCACAGGTCCGGATGTTGCTATTGGCAATATTCTGTATCTCTGTCAGCGTAGTCTGGGGAATCTTCAGAAACGAAGATCAGTAAGtgtatatttttggttttgtgctagAAACTGTAATATGCTTTATAGTATAAGTAACTGACATCCATAGAAGCCTAAACTTATCCAGAATTTAGGAGTGACAGGAAAGAAACCAGGGACTTGGGCAGAAATTCTTAGTTGTTCCTTATGTACTTAATCTTCTTCTCATTGGTTTAAGTTACAGAAAACTGTCTCTTGTTAAGCTTGAGTTTCTCCGAGTCCAAGTCCATATTCTGATCTCTTTGGCTTAAGACAGATTTTGAGAAGTGGTAGGGAAAGTTGGGCACAAGTTGTCTAACATTTCTTCAGATGATGGTCTGCATGTGCATTTGCTCAGAGTAAGAGCTGTGAAGATTGTCAGATCTTTAGTTTCTCTCAACTGTCTGGTATGAGTAAATAATTCTGTGTCCAGTATTGCTGTGGTACCTAATTATAGCATGTTCTTTGTACCACTTTtgttagaggttttttttttttttaaccccttaCCTCATTCCCAGATGCTCCAGTTTCCCCATATATACATGCTGTGTTCATCTTCTTGGTCCCTCTATCAGGGATTCTGTGTTGAATCTGAAATGCTGGCTTGTGTTTCTGCTGATGGTGCCAAAGATGTCTTGCTTGATTGCCTTTGTGGGGTCCATTTTCTGTGTTAAGGCTGTGGATCATTCACTAACAGAACTCATAAATCCAGGAAGCATCAACTCTGAAACACCTTTAAGAGAAATGTGTCAGACTGAGCAGTACAGAAGTACTGTAGACCTATTCCAACCTGGGATATTTAAGATTAGGAAATCTATTTTCTGCCTCAAAGCTGGAGTGGACCTGAGTGTCCCCCTGCACAAAGCTCCATCAGCAATACCTGATGCACTTGCTCAGGTATTGATCACAACAGCATAATGTCTCATCTGCATCTAGACCTTAGCAATATTAGCGAAACCTTAGTGTTTTGTGTCTCAAATCCTACTTCTGTTTGATGCTAGCAATTGAAAGTAAAGCAAAGAGCCTTGGTACTTCTATATCTAACTTAGAAAACACAATGGAGAAACAGCCCCAACTGTAGGCTTCCCTCAGCACACACAGGTGTACACATATACACAGGCCAGAGGACCCCAGCACTTTCTATTTTGGTACCCACTGACCttgttcagccagttttcaatccacctcactgtctgctcatgcATCCTATACTTCATCAGTTTCTCTATAAGGACCTTATTGGAGATTTTCAGTGGAAAGCCTTCCTGAAGTCTAAGTAGACAATATCCCCACTGTTCCCCCATCTACCAAACCAGTCATTTCATTGTAGAAGGCTACCAGGTTAATCAAGCACAACTTCCCATTTGCAAATCTGTGCTGACAACAATGTTGATCTCAAGCAAGTCTTCTAATAAAGTTTTTTGTCCCAAGCAGGTCCTTAGTGAGGACAAGGCTTGGTCTGGCTTCCCTACTGTTGCCTGCAAAAATGTTAACTCTCCTCTTTCTTTAGGTGGGCCTGGGTTCTGCAAGATGCTTTAGGAATCGCTTTCTGTCTTTACATGTTGAAAACAATTCGCCTGCCTACATTTAAGGTATGAAAGTTAAACAGGTGTAAAAAGAGGATGTTTGCCTATATATATAGTTGAACAGAGGAGCCACTTATAATGGAGTACATTGGCTTGGAAATGCACTTCCATTCATATGTAGCTTGGAAAAGAATGATGTAATGACTATAATGTAGACCAGTAAGTGGCATGGGATTGTTATGCATGGTGTTTGGTAATTTAAAGTTCTGTAGAGTGTTTACTACTCGTAAATCACATGCCACACACTAACTTGGGGGGATGGtttggggggagggtgggggggtgttttggggttttttggggttttttttgttgttggtttttggttttttgtttgggtgttttttgttttttggtttttgttttttttcaaatttgacACACAACTGATGCATCATTCTGGTGTTTTTTCAAATCTTCCAGAACTTATTCAGTATCCTAAGATAAAAAGCAGTATTAGTCATTTAGTTGCTCCTTAGGCAGCTCTTCAAACTCTGTTTcaagttatagaatcatagaatcgtttaggttggaaaagacctttaagatcatccagtccaaccattaacctaacactaccaagtccaccactaaaccaattaagggaagagtaataatttcatgtttcctggcttggtggctagattatttttaaatgcaagtaaaaactaggaatcattaaggttatCTTCACCTATAAATTTGTTTCCCTGTACAGACTGGCCAAAGTAATATGCATACTGTTTCAAGCTATGCCTAGCATCCTCCAGAGAAAATGCAGACCTTCTTTGTATTTCCTAACAAATTGAAATGGCATCATCTCCAGATTTTACAAGATAAAGAATTGTAGGAACTAACATGTAATTTTGTGTATAagaattactttcttttatatGGTGCATGAGAGACCCAATTTCTTCCATCTGAAATatttaggaattaaaaaaaatacctgggTGACATGTTAGCTTTTGCCTTGAATATTCTTAGGTTGGTAATTATTAATTCTTTGCTGTTTACTAATGCATAGTATGTAACTGCCAAGTAtcttgtttcttccttcaggGTTGTACCTTGCTCCTCCTGGTTCTCTTTGTGTATGATGTATTCTTTGTATTTATCACACCTTTTCTAACAAAGGTAAGTACTTCTCTAGTGCCTGCTGCTCACAGAGCAAAGTGCAATGACCTGTTTCTCTGTGTTCCTAAATGATCCCAGACCTGCTGAGTGAAGTGCCGATTTacaatttttcccttttttctttagacCGGGGAGAGTATAATGGTGGAGGTGGCTGCAGGCCCGTCTGATTCTGCCACTCATGAAAAGGTACTGTATGTAGTCTGAAAATATGCCACTAACTTCCAGCTATTACACTTTCATCTTCTCTAAAATTCAAAGACCACAAAGGTGAAATGGAGATGCcagtctgaaaataatttaatgtggAAATAAGCACTTCTGAGCTCTCTGGAAATCTACGCCAAACACAGGGGGCAAAGCAGGCTTTTAGTGGTTCATTGCAACAGCTTTGGTCTTCATTTATTAAAAGGGTTTCAGTATAAGGAAGCTGGCTAGCTCAGCTTCACAAAAGCATGTGACCATATTTGTAAATATAACTTATTGCTAATCAAGTATATCCATTTTTacctaaagaaataaaacttatgTGATCAGTCtatctcttccccctcctcccctgttTTGATAACTGCTTTAAGAAAAGCTGAGGCAAAGGAGAGAAACACGAATTgcagatggaaagaaaacagaagtcagcATTCAGTGGTTCTGCACCGTTTGACAGCAGCCAGCTGCATGCACAGAGCTGCACAACATGATGTGGTTGACTCAGGGAGGAAAGTACATGAGGTGTAGGAGATAGTGAGATACAgtgtgcaaaacaaaatgaaatgaatctgtaggaaaactgcttttgttAATTTAAGGATGTTAGGTCTCTTTTCAGCAATGAACGTAATACTGTCTCATGGGAAAATATAATAAAGAACATAGCTGTTTGCAGGATGAAGTACGAGTGGATCAATCCCTACAATCGATACTAATTTATTTAACTTCTTATGTTCTTGTCTTTTGTACCCCTTTAGTTTCAGGTTTATGCATAGAATTAATTGTATAGAACAGTAATAGTAGTATAAGTAGATAAATTTATTCTGGCACTaacataagaaaagaaaaaaaaaagaaaataaagtttctttAATGTACTGTATTAAAGAGAATACGTGTTTGCAATGAACCTTGCCATACTGTGCCTCAGCATTGCAACTTACATAACAAATAGGAATGCTTTGGCGGGGGGAAGGTCTTTAAAGTGAtttgaaaaatcactttttaaaattattcaagtCTTTACTCTTTTGAGACTTTTATTGCAACCAGTAGAATGAAGTAGAAATGGTTATTTCTTATGCATGTGGCAGCTTACCTAATTTTTTTACGTTCCTGCAGTTATAGCAGAGTTGATACCCTATTGTGTGTGAGGACTTTGAAATTGGTGAAGTGTTTTGAGATGTCTGTCATGCGGAGTTGTCTTGGCTGTTTGTCTTTAGAAAGTGTTTCATCATTCCtgtcttaaatacattttgttacTTGTCGGTAATATTAATAAAAGATTTTAATCATAAGAATCTATAATGTAAAAAAGGATACATTTTCTCTTATTTGAAGTCTGCAGTTTCAGTACAACAGGAACAAGCTCTGGTAGATGGTGTCAGTATGtagagaaaacagctttttgtaaGGCATGTGTGTCTCTTTCCAAGCTCCCAATGGTCCTGAAGGTTCCACGACTGAACTCTTCTCCGTTGGCTCTCTGTGACAGGCCTTTTTCTCTCCTAGGATTTGGAGACATTTTAGTTCCAGGTATTTTTTGTTTAGCATGTTAATCTTACGGTTCAGTTTCACATGCAGTGATGTCAAGAAATGTAGAGAAATCTCAAGAGTTGATTTAGCAACTAATTTTATAgtataaaacatatttaatagTGTGGTGATAGAGGAAATTATTCGTCCATTTGCACATGACTTGAGTACACACATATGTGACCACTCAAAACTTTATAATTTTGTTAGTCACACAACATGCAGTGTTTCTACCATACCTTCTCTCAAATTTTACTTTAAGATGTTATGTAGAAGTATGCCTGGCACCACTGCAGATGAAAACAAGTATGTCTTCTGGCTTTCAGATTTCTTCTGAGAaatcatttgtttattttcttgtattttgggAAATATGAACTGTCATCCCCATCCATGtctgttgtgtgtgtgtgtgtgtatcccCGACCTATAATAGGTATAGTCATTAACCATAAATTTCTTACTGCCTTTACTGGGAGCTGGAAGGGATGAATTTGCCCTTATTCTTCTTGGGAAGACCATATTTTTACAACTGTTTATTAGGGATGGGATGACATTTTGTATCTACGGTCTGTGTATTTGTAgatgttaattttattattagaGTGCTTTTGTTGTACTGGGCTTGTGTTATCATATAAGTGTGTTGTTGTAAGCTGTGCAGCCTCCTGAATGATGCTGTCGTAGTACTTAAACACCAGGGTGCCCAAGTAagtgttgggggaaaaaaaaaatcttaaaagttCTTAGATAATTTGATGGTTTTGTGTATCTTAATGCACGAATGGGTTGAAAATGTGTTGTAATTGTCCTTTCCTTTCCTAGGCTTACTGGTAGCCTATTGCCATAGATTTGATATTCAGGTGCAGTCATCCAGAGTCTATTTTGTAGCCTGCACAATAGGTACGTATAACAGTGATACTTGAACACAATACCTACAGGAGTTGCTCCTTTTAAAAGCATACTGTCGATCTCGTATTACatagtttgttttttattcttctccttttattattaaacagaaatgttttagcAAAGTACTTTGGAGGCTAGACCTTCCATTACCAAGTTACCTGGTGTAATTTTCCTGAGCTGTTTTGTCTGCCGTATATAAGGGGAGCTGTTTACCATGGCTTGTCTCACTATAACCCTTACATCTACTCTACCTTTGTACATGCTTAGCTACTCATTCTGGTTTCTTGATTCGTGAATCTTTGAGTTTATTGCATGTGAGAATTCAGGTTCAGGGATATCTTCTTTTGACTTTGTTCTTAACATTTTGTGTATTCTAAAAGTATGTGACCTGTGATGCAGCAAATTACATTATGATGGCTTCcaaattagttttcttctttggtttgtAGAATCCATAGAGTTATATGCCAAAGACTTAAAGATGACTGATGAATAGAATCTTACAGATTTCTGTTGGCTTTGTTACAAAGTATTTATGCTAGCAAAGACTTAAGATGCTTGCAGttaatgtaatgaaaaattttcatggaaaaacTGCTTTAGAAGTTCTTTTGAAAAAGTAGCTAGGTTCTTGGACACTTATAGGAGGATTAGAGAGATGCTTTTATTTCGATGTaccaaatattaaataatttcctctCGTATATACTTAAATTAAACTGTTACCTTACCTGGTACTTTCAAAACATGTTTACAGAAATTGATAGGAAAATGTTGTATCAAGGAAGAGTCAGCAGTGTACTATTGCAGCAATGAAAACTAACCAGATACAGGGCTGTGTTAGCAAGATTGAGTCAGCAGTATGAGACAAGTGATTATTCCCCTCAATTTGGCAGTTAAGACTTGAGCCTGGAATACTGTATCTAGCTTGGGGATCCCTGGTGCAAGACAGAAATTGACATATTGGAGTAAATCCCATGGAGACCATCAAGATGGCTGAGGGCTGGAGCAAATGATTTTAGAAGAAGGCAAAGAGGAGATTCTGTTGCTGTCCACAGCTACCTAATGTGAGGatgcagagaagacagagacagacTTTTCTTAAGTGCGCAGGGATAAGATATGAGGCAATGGACTTAAGTCACAAGAAGTAGTATTTCAACTAGATATAAGGAACTCTTACTAATAACATAATgtgccctgaaaaaaaaattctgaagagtGTAAAAATTTATTGAGTAttctaatcatagaatcatttaggttggaaaaggcctttaagatcaagtccaactgtaaactTAACACTAGCAAGTTCATCACTAAACCTTGCCCCTAAATaccacatcttttaaatatctccagggatggtgacccaaccacttccctgggcaacctgttccaatgcttggctaccctttccctgaagaaatttttcctaatatcctatCTAAAGCACTCCTGGTACAACTTGAGGCCGttccctctcatcctatcacttgttccttgggaaaagagactgacagtCACCTCATTaacaccctcctttcaggtagttct from Pelecanus crispus isolate bPelCri1 chromosome 20, bPelCri1.pri, whole genome shotgun sequence encodes the following:
- the SPPL2B gene encoding signal peptide peptidase-like 2B encodes the protein MVHVLSEKGSSKGKDYCILFNSQWAHLPHDLGKASLLQLQDQTASVLCSPSDVPDGGFNNQIPMVMRGNCTFYEKVRLAQINGARGLLIVSRERLVPPGGNRSQYEEIDIPVALLSYTDMLDIGKSFGSSVKGAMYAPNEPVLDYNMVIIFVMAVGTVAIGGYWAGSRDVKKRYMKHKRDDGAEKHDDETVDVTPIMICVFVVMCCSMLVLLYFFYDHLVYVIIGIFCLAASIGLYSCLSPFVRRFPLGKCRIPDNNLPYFHKRPQVRMLLLAIFCISVSVVWGIFRNEDQWAWVLQDALGIAFCLYMLKTIRLPTFKGCTLLLLVLFVYDVFFVFITPFLTKTGESIMVEVAAGPSDSATHEKLPMVLKVPRLNSSPLALCDRPFSLLGFGDILVPGLLVAYCHRFDIQVQSSRVYFVACTIAYGIGLLVTFVALALMQMGQPALLYLVPCTLLTSFAVALWRKELAMFWTGSGFAKDLPQPPLVIAPVNCPELPKDSNVPASQQDTEQMTNPTLHVKELHGPTSAAEELADTDTKMDQSEICIAQSEEPAGQNQDNLESKCLNAQQKQLE